In the genome of Vicia villosa cultivar HV-30 ecotype Madison, WI linkage group LG7, Vvil1.0, whole genome shotgun sequence, one region contains:
- the LOC131616775 gene encoding uncharacterized protein LOC131616775, protein MSPSMKSKSKSKDKALAKAAKEQQKISPKTSGSSNEESGILATAGDPISETVQTLESSLVDSSAIVNDNNNNNNQFSKMNDADDHSSSPQGTVSEYDSVSNNGSCSGESEDTKEKAANSTTRLDIIPGCDNDRRDKIRLKNERKHQRQRERRAHELHDRCGAYLMSRKLDNLVQKLVAMGFSSERATLALKLNDGKLEESISWLFEGSEAKDTTNHSESNLKIDISEELEQIYNLEVKYNCSKQEVERVVVACEGDLQKAENSLKSQKQESPMNQSENSAQNNMMRTHGLQPALATIQQRGSESDFNYYNVGGADSMFQDLENRNPQSLHMNHQNDLTQKRWGGSVSASNPSNMLPMSQSIQAMSPFVKMEAQPSAYRNEGRMIHQGVGREPVVMMQHSQFADAKQNYLNSMNSMPSGTSGWYVNGAPAYENTRSNGNLLLQNHGMGTVGADRLQQLCQAPYKEYSHVFGPLDSSISSGGMGGFYKPMVASSLSQTMPSHSQHHGSWNTAASSPALTVPPSLGLFCGHQNPSARSFNSHSHVDWNTGGLVQEFDYNNIDWSLDCPSSSRSGDVWLGFSSLLRNNTGNRMASSYMAGSRNVGSARETSSSAGLRDWTSPFAGKDIFSAPRKFVTFPPM, encoded by the coding sequence ATGTCTCCATCAATGAAATCAAAATCCAAGTCTAAGGATAAGGCTTTGGCTAAGGCTGCTAAGGAACAACAAAAGATCTCTCCAAAGACTTCTGGATCTTCTAATGAGGAGAGCGGCATTCTCGCTACTGCAGGCGATCCCATCTCGGAAACAGTTCAAACTCTCGAATCATCTTTGGTTGATTCTTCAGCCATAGTtaatgacaacaacaacaacaacaaccaattcTCGAAAATGAACGATGCAGATGATCATTCTAGTAGTCCTCAAGGAACGGTGTCTGAGTACGATTCAGTTTCTAATAACGGAAGCTGTTCTGGTGAATCGGAAGACACTAAAGAGAAAGCTGCAAACTCGACTACGCGGTTGGATATTATACCTGGTTGTGATAACGACAGAAGGGATAAGATCCGGCTGAAGAATGAGAGAAAGCACCAGAGGCAGAGGGAAAGGAGAGCTCATGAGTTGCACGACCGATGCGGCGCGTATCTGATGTCGAGGAAGCTAGACAACCTTGTGCAGAAGTTAGTGGCGATGGGTTTCTCTTCGGAGCGGGCAACGTTAGCTTTGAAGTTAAATGACGGGAAATTAGAAGAATCAATATCTTGGCTGTTTGAAGGAAGCGAAGCAAAAGATACTACCAACCATAGTGAAAGTAATTTGAAAATTGACATAAGTGAAGAGCTTGAACAAATTTATAATTTGGAGGTGAAATACAATTGTTCAAAGCAAGAAGTCGAGAGAGTAGTTGTTGCCTGTGAAGGCGATCTTCAAAAGGCGGAAAATTCGTTAAAATCTCAGAAGCAAGAATCTCCTATGAACCAGTCAGAAAATTCTGCTCAAAATAATATGATGAGAACTCATGGATTGCAACCAGCTTTAGCGACGATACAGCAGAGAGGGAGTGAAAGTGACTTCAACTATTACAACGTTGGTGGTGCTGATTCCATGTTCCAAGATCTTGAAAATAGGAATCCGCAGTCTTTACACATGAATCATCAAAATGATTTGACACAGAAAAGATGGGGTGGAAGTGTTTCAGCATCAAATCCTTCTAATATGTTACCTATGTCTCAATCCATACAAGCAATGTCGCCGTTTGTTAAAATGGAGGCACAGCCGAGTGCGTATAGGAACGAAGGAAGAATGATTCATCAAGGAGTAGGAAGGGAGCCGGTAGTCATGATGCAACATTCCCAGTTCGCCGATGCCAAACAAAATTATCTAAATTCTATGAATTCCATGCCTTCAGGAACATCTGGTTGGTATGTAAATGGCGCTCCAGCGTACGAAAATACAAGGTCGAACGGGAATTTGCTACTACAAAATCATGGCATGGGAACCGTCGGCGCAGATCGCTTGCAGCAACTATGTCAAGCTCCTTATAAAGAGTATTCCCATGTATTTGGACCGTTAGATTCCTCAATCTCATCAGGTGGAATGGGAGGTTTTTATAAACCAATGGTTGCATCGTCACTGTCACAGACAATGCCTTCCCACTCTCAACACCACGGTTCGTGGAACACCGCCGCATCTTCACCTGCACTTACAGTTCCGCCTTCCCTTGGATTATTCTGCGGTCATCAAAATCCATCAGCCAGATCATTCAACTCACATTCTCACGTCGATTGGAATACCGGGGGCTTGGTGCAAGAGTTCGACTACAACAACATAGATTGGAGTTTGGATTGCCCGTCGTCATCCCGATCAGGTGACGTTTGGCTAGGATTCTCATCGTTGTTGAGAAACAACACCGGGAATAGGATGGCCAGTTCTTACATGGCTGGATCTCGAAATGTCGGCTCAGCTAGGGAAACATCGTCGTCTGCTGGCTTGCGAGATTGGACCTCACCGTTTGCTGGGAAGGACATATTCAGTGCTCCAAGGAAGTTTGTTACTTTTCCTCCTATGTAG